One Methylocapsa sp. D3K7 DNA window includes the following coding sequences:
- a CDS encoding non-ribosomal peptide synthetase/type I polyketide synthase, with product MFADDMVPAIAVIGMAGRFPGAPTLDRFWDNLQRGVESITHFSPGDLEDAFGRSVQSQAGYVCARSMLENVEDFDAGFFNFLPKEAELTDPQQRLFLEIAWEALESAGYDPGAFPGEIAVYAGSSIDTYLLYHLLADRRRLEVFTGSYQVGEFSTLVGNSPDFIATRTAYKLDLRGPAFTVQSACSTSLLAVAEACQCLLDYRADMALAGGVSITFPQKRGYLYQDGGMVSPDGHCRSFDANAAGTVFGSGAGVVLLKRLDAALADGDPIRAVIRGSAVNNDGARKVGYTAPSSDGQAKVVALAQAVAGVTADAISYVECHGTATPLGDPIEVSGLTKAFRATTDRKGFCAIGTVKTNIGHLDIAAGVTGLIKTILSLEHEILPATLHFKKPNPKLDLENSPFFVNPELTAWPRGEKPRIAGVNAAGVGGTNVHVIVEEAPVLASPVITADTEAPQLIILSARDDTALAQARTRLATHVETHPSQSLGDIAFTLQTGRRAFGQRFATVAKDSGELLNRLGDQTKTVTAAGSPPKLAFLFPGQGAQYGGMGQALYRRYPVVAQTIDQCAEILEPLLGLDLRNVLYGDPAEAGPRLQATALAQPALFSVSLSVAALWRSLGIEPAAMLGHSIGEFVAAVLAGVMQLEDALRVVAARGALMQGLPEGGMLAVKLPEAELLATLPADLSIAAVNAEAVCVVAGPHAAIAAFEERLNTRGVHARRLRTSHAFHSAMVDPVIEPLSDILRQIPLSAPRIPYVSSMSGRWITAEQATDPLYWARHCRETVRYAAALASLFETDSPILVETGPGRTLTSLARQNQASRAAPLIIASLPDPAETGEADAVFLEALGRLWAAGVAPEWRGLYDGTHQRRIVLPTYPFQRKRYFVDAPSASPVTEAVTPEGNHSSAMANETLQPAPAARTGQQTELPDRLAAIRTELAALLENLSGIDVASAAKGTSFLELGFDSLFLTQASQAIKTKFKVAVSFRQMMGELASLDAVAEHLNRTAEDFVVEAAPVARSPSEATSATLSPSNPAISALSGSGQGIEHVMAAQLASMTDLINRQLETLRQLSGAAPSSGPPISVPPVRVPASVPVPDKPALEKKPVEAFGPFKPFAQTSEAGLDAGQRKFLADLIERYTERTRRSKEMTQASRAVLADPRVAAGFHPEWKEIVYPLVTVRSEGSKLWDADGNVYIDLLNGFGPTAFGHTPDFVRNALIEQIHQGFELGPQTPLAGEVAKLFCDITGNERMTFCNTGSEAVMAAMRIARTVTGRNRIVYFAGDYHGQFDEVLARGAMRDGVTRVFPIAPGIPAESIANISILEYGTAESLAWLERHADELAAVMVEPVQSRRPGFQPREFLQALRELTAKAGTALIFDEIVTGFRVHPGGAQALFGIRADLVTYGKVVGGGMPIGILAGKAAFMDALDGGFWQYGDDSYPAAGVTFFAGTFVRHPLALAATAAVLKHVQAAGPSLQERLSERTAALVEQINDVFERHDVPTEIHNFGSIFFLKFPPELHFASLFYYLMREHGIHIQEGFPCFLTTAHDDEDLAKIVAAFDVASAQMAQAGLFGRPADGSSEREVQLTESQMEIWLSAQLGDAASCAFNESITLDLRGKLDTQALRKAARDLVQRHEALRIRFAAAGTRFKVAPKASLNFTIETSDETKPLESHLAELIEHEASTPFDLVHGPLIRFTLLADVSADHHKLVITAHHIVCDGWSMNILMEELGALYSARRNGTAAHLPEPHGFADYAARHGAVQAEAETYWLQQFAQPPEPLALPLDRARPMLKSFRGDTLRGTIDNPLYERVKQAAARKGCTLFAVLLSAYQLLLARLSGQNDIVAGIPTAGQSLHGDGPLVGHCVNFLPLRSQFSEGASFLEAARKTQQLLLDASDHQSYTFGSLVRALDMPRELNRLPLIEAQFNLERLVQNLHFEGLTVASDANPKRFVNFDLFFNVMAEDNRLVIDCDYSTDLFDAATIRRWIGHYQTLLEAIAGDMERDALRLPLLKPAEEQSLHAGFEGPVVPIPDLTIHELVELQANATPDAIAIRFENATISYRQLMARVNVLARRLMAAGVAQETPVAIYLDRSVDYVVAMLAVLKAGGAYVPLDPIYPPARISAIIREADASIAITTAALGDALKMAVSVCLHVEESGAGVAEETSRGLPRVHPTDLAYRIFTSGSTGRPKGIDIEHRSVVNLLTAMRQTPGIGASDIFLAVTTPCFDIAALELFLPLISGAQLVIASRADLMDPFRLVALIRRSATTMMQATPALWRVLLETGLDPASLKILCGGEALDQKLAQDLRRGDVWNMYGPTETTIWSLAQRQGAGPIDFGRPIANTQMTILDAVGNTAPVGVPGELCISGAGLARGYYKNQALTAQNFPQNPRGSTNERLYRTGDRARYLAEDRFELLGRADSQIKLRGFRVELGDVETALRRVSGRPDAAAAVHDGDLIGYVADPEGTLEPIIELRTRLREELPDYMVPAQILCLESLPRTQNGKIDRKALPAPQSGRAEERLIVAPRTPVEVKLAALWADVLRTGNVGIHDNLFALGADSIDLFRIAARMREAGFHLDASDLMRHPTVAELAIAADKQPAESPLTASIPSLQSFRRRAGRSPA from the coding sequence ATGTTTGCCGATGATATGGTCCCCGCCATCGCTGTCATCGGGATGGCCGGCCGCTTCCCCGGCGCGCCGACCCTTGACAGATTCTGGGACAATCTCCAGCGCGGTGTGGAATCCATCACTCATTTTTCGCCGGGGGATCTGGAAGACGCTTTCGGACGCTCGGTGCAGAGCCAAGCTGGCTATGTGTGCGCGAGGTCGATGCTGGAAAACGTCGAAGATTTCGACGCGGGTTTTTTCAATTTTCTTCCAAAAGAAGCGGAACTGACGGACCCGCAGCAAAGGTTGTTTCTCGAAATCGCCTGGGAGGCGCTTGAGAGCGCTGGCTATGATCCAGGAGCCTTTCCTGGCGAGATCGCGGTTTATGCCGGAAGCAGCATCGATACCTATTTACTGTATCATTTGCTGGCCGATCGTCGGCGTCTCGAAGTTTTTACAGGAAGTTATCAGGTCGGGGAATTTTCGACATTGGTCGGAAACAGTCCCGATTTCATCGCGACGCGAACCGCTTACAAGCTCGATCTCCGGGGCCCGGCATTCACCGTGCAATCCGCGTGTTCCACCTCGCTGCTTGCCGTCGCCGAGGCATGCCAATGCCTCCTCGATTATCGCGCCGATATGGCGCTGGCGGGCGGCGTCTCGATCACTTTTCCGCAAAAGCGAGGCTATCTCTACCAAGACGGCGGTATGGTCTCGCCGGACGGGCATTGTCGCAGCTTCGATGCCAACGCCGCCGGAACGGTGTTCGGCAGCGGCGCCGGCGTCGTCTTGTTGAAACGGCTGGATGCTGCCTTGGCCGACGGCGATCCGATCCGCGCGGTTATTCGCGGCAGCGCGGTCAACAACGATGGGGCGAGGAAGGTCGGCTACACGGCGCCGAGCAGCGACGGTCAGGCAAAAGTTGTTGCGCTCGCGCAGGCTGTCGCGGGTGTGACCGCCGATGCCATTTCCTATGTCGAGTGCCATGGCACCGCGACGCCGCTCGGCGATCCCATCGAGGTCAGTGGTCTGACCAAGGCGTTCCGGGCGACCACGGATCGCAAGGGATTTTGCGCGATCGGCACGGTGAAGACCAATATTGGTCATTTGGATATCGCCGCGGGCGTCACTGGGCTGATCAAGACCATTCTTTCCCTAGAACATGAGATTTTGCCTGCAACCCTCCATTTTAAAAAGCCAAATCCGAAACTTGATCTTGAGAACAGTCCTTTTTTCGTCAACCCGGAGCTGACGGCTTGGCCGCGCGGAGAAAAGCCCCGCATCGCCGGAGTCAATGCCGCGGGCGTTGGCGGCACCAATGTTCACGTGATTGTTGAAGAAGCGCCTGTGCTCGCCTCTCCGGTCATCACCGCAGATACCGAAGCGCCGCAACTCATCATATTGTCCGCCCGCGATGACACCGCTTTGGCGCAGGCGCGTACCCGCCTTGCCACGCATGTCGAAACACATCCCAGCCAAAGCCTCGGCGACATCGCGTTCACCTTGCAAACAGGCCGCCGCGCGTTCGGACAGCGCTTTGCCACGGTCGCCAAGGACAGCGGTGAGCTGCTCAACAGACTCGGCGACCAAACCAAAACGGTGACAGCCGCCGGGTCGCCGCCGAAGCTGGCGTTCCTGTTCCCGGGTCAAGGCGCCCAATATGGCGGAATGGGTCAGGCGCTTTACCGGCGATACCCGGTCGTCGCCCAAACGATCGACCAATGCGCGGAAATTCTGGAACCCTTGCTCGGCCTCGATTTGCGCAATGTCCTTTATGGCGACCCTGCGGAGGCTGGGCCGCGACTCCAGGCGACGGCTCTCGCGCAACCGGCTTTGTTCAGCGTGAGCCTTTCCGTCGCCGCGCTGTGGCGCAGCCTTGGAATTGAGCCTGCCGCAATGCTTGGTCACAGCATCGGCGAATTTGTCGCGGCGGTTCTCGCCGGGGTGATGCAGCTTGAGGATGCCTTGCGGGTGGTCGCCGCGCGCGGCGCCTTGATGCAGGGGCTGCCCGAAGGAGGGATGCTCGCCGTCAAGCTGCCGGAAGCCGAATTGCTGGCAACTTTGCCAGCCGACCTCTCGATCGCGGCCGTCAATGCCGAGGCCGTCTGCGTCGTTGCCGGGCCGCACGCGGCGATTGCTGCATTTGAAGAACGTCTTAATACGCGCGGAGTCCACGCGCGGCGCTTGCGGACGTCGCATGCCTTTCATTCGGCGATGGTCGATCCGGTGATCGAACCGCTATCAGACATTCTGCGGCAGATACCCCTCAGTGCGCCGCGCATTCCCTATGTCTCCAGCATGTCGGGCCGCTGGATAACCGCCGAGCAGGCGACGGACCCGCTGTATTGGGCGCGTCATTGCCGCGAAACGGTCCGCTACGCGGCGGCGCTCGCGAGCCTTTTTGAAACCGACTCTCCGATTTTGGTGGAAACCGGGCCGGGCCGGACTCTGACGAGCCTCGCCCGCCAAAACCAAGCTTCGCGGGCCGCGCCTTTGATCATAGCATCGCTGCCAGATCCCGCCGAGACAGGCGAAGCGGACGCGGTGTTCCTCGAAGCGCTTGGACGCTTATGGGCCGCCGGAGTGGCGCCGGAGTGGCGTGGTCTGTACGATGGCACACACCAGAGGCGTATCGTCCTGCCTACCTATCCGTTCCAGCGCAAACGCTATTTTGTGGATGCCCCAAGCGCCAGCCCGGTTACGGAAGCGGTCACTCCAGAAGGAAATCACAGCAGCGCCATGGCGAATGAAACATTGCAGCCTGCTCCCGCCGCCCGAACGGGGCAACAGACCGAGTTGCCGGACCGGCTGGCGGCCATCCGGACCGAACTCGCGGCACTGCTGGAAAATCTTTCCGGCATCGATGTAGCCAGCGCGGCAAAGGGAACAAGTTTTCTCGAACTCGGATTCGACTCTTTGTTCCTCACGCAGGCGAGCCAAGCCATCAAGACCAAATTCAAAGTTGCCGTGAGCTTTCGCCAAATGATGGGCGAGCTTGCCTCGCTCGATGCCGTGGCCGAGCATTTGAATCGCACGGCGGAAGATTTTGTCGTCGAGGCCGCGCCGGTGGCGCGGAGTCCGAGCGAGGCCACCTCCGCCACGCTTTCTCCTTCCAACCCCGCGATCTCCGCACTGTCCGGGTCTGGACAAGGAATCGAGCACGTCATGGCGGCGCAGCTTGCCAGCATGACGGACCTGATCAACCGCCAGCTCGAAACCTTGCGGCAGCTTAGCGGCGCCGCGCCTTCGAGCGGGCCCCCCATTTCGGTGCCGCCCGTGAGGGTGCCGGCATCAGTGCCCGTTCCGGACAAACCGGCTCTCGAAAAAAAGCCGGTCGAAGCCTTCGGCCCCTTCAAGCCGTTCGCGCAAACGAGCGAGGCTGGTCTCGACGCCGGGCAACGCAAATTCCTCGCCGATCTGATCGAGCGCTACACGGAGCGCACGCGCCGTTCCAAGGAAATGACCCAGGCTTCGCGCGCCGTCCTGGCCGATCCCCGGGTCGCCGCCGGATTTCATCCCGAATGGAAGGAAATCGTCTATCCGCTCGTCACCGTCCGTTCCGAGGGCTCGAAGCTCTGGGACGCCGATGGCAACGTCTATATCGACCTGTTGAATGGCTTTGGCCCGACCGCCTTTGGTCACACGCCGGATTTTGTTCGCAATGCCTTGATCGAGCAAATCCATCAGGGCTTCGAATTGGGGCCGCAAACACCGCTTGCGGGCGAGGTCGCAAAACTATTTTGCGACATCACGGGCAATGAGCGGATGACATTTTGCAATACCGGCTCAGAAGCCGTCATGGCCGCCATGCGCATCGCGCGAACGGTCACCGGACGCAACCGAATCGTTTATTTCGCGGGCGATTATCACGGCCAATTCGACGAAGTTCTGGCGCGCGGTGCTATGCGCGATGGCGTGACCCGCGTGTTTCCGATCGCTCCTGGCATTCCGGCCGAGTCCATCGCCAACATTTCTATCCTGGAATATGGCACGGCCGAGAGCCTGGCATGGCTCGAACGGCACGCCGATGAATTGGCGGCGGTCATGGTGGAGCCCGTGCAGAGCCGGCGGCCGGGCTTCCAGCCTCGGGAATTTTTGCAGGCTCTGCGTGAACTGACCGCGAAAGCCGGGACTGCCTTGATTTTTGATGAGATCGTCACGGGGTTCCGGGTTCATCCGGGCGGCGCCCAAGCCCTGTTTGGTATCCGCGCCGATCTTGTGACTTATGGCAAGGTGGTGGGCGGCGGCATGCCCATCGGCATCCTTGCCGGCAAGGCTGCGTTTATGGACGCGCTCGATGGTGGATTCTGGCAATATGGCGATGACTCCTATCCCGCTGCCGGCGTGACCTTTTTCGCTGGCACCTTCGTGCGCCATCCGCTCGCGCTTGCCGCCACCGCCGCGGTTTTGAAGCATGTACAAGCGGCGGGACCAAGCCTTCAGGAACGCTTGTCCGAACGGACAGCAGCTCTCGTCGAGCAAATCAACGATGTGTTCGAGCGGCATGATGTGCCGACCGAGATTCATAACTTCGGGTCGATCTTTTTCCTCAAATTCCCCCCCGAATTGCATTTCGCGTCGCTCTTTTATTATTTGATGCGCGAACATGGCATCCATATCCAGGAAGGCTTCCCCTGCTTCTTGACGACGGCCCATGACGATGAAGATCTCGCGAAAATTGTCGCGGCTTTTGACGTGGCATCCGCGCAAATGGCGCAGGCAGGTCTGTTTGGCCGGCCGGCGGATGGAAGCAGCGAGCGTGAAGTCCAGCTCACCGAAAGCCAAATGGAAATCTGGCTGAGCGCCCAGCTCGGCGACGCGGCGTCTTGCGCTTTCAATGAATCGATCACTCTTGATTTGCGTGGCAAGCTCGACACGCAGGCGTTGCGCAAAGCCGCGCGCGATCTCGTTCAGCGCCACGAAGCCTTGCGTATTCGTTTCGCAGCGGCGGGCACGAGATTTAAGGTCGCGCCAAAGGCATCGCTGAACTTCACGATTGAAACCAGCGATGAAACGAAACCTCTCGAGTCGCATCTCGCGGAGCTCATTGAACATGAGGCTTCGACGCCTTTCGATCTGGTCCATGGGCCGCTCATCCGCTTCACCTTGCTGGCGGATGTAAGCGCGGACCATCACAAGCTGGTGATCACCGCCCATCATATCGTTTGCGATGGTTGGTCGATGAACATCCTGATGGAGGAGTTGGGGGCCCTTTATTCCGCTCGCCGCAACGGAACTGCAGCCCATTTGCCGGAACCGCATGGCTTCGCCGATTACGCGGCGCGGCATGGGGCAGTTCAGGCAGAGGCGGAAACCTATTGGCTGCAGCAATTCGCGCAGCCGCCGGAGCCGTTGGCGCTGCCGCTCGATCGCGCCCGCCCGATGCTCAAAAGTTTCCGTGGCGATACGCTGCGCGGGACCATCGACAATCCCTTGTACGAACGTGTCAAGCAGGCCGCGGCCCGCAAAGGCTGCACTTTGTTCGCGGTGCTTTTGAGCGCCTATCAGCTGCTGCTTGCCCGTCTAAGTGGGCAAAACGACATCGTGGCGGGAATTCCGACGGCCGGCCAGAGTTTGCATGGCGACGGGCCTCTTGTCGGTCATTGCGTCAACTTCCTGCCGCTGCGGAGCCAATTCTCCGAAGGTGCCAGCTTCCTCGAAGCCGCGCGCAAAACCCAACAGCTGCTTCTCGATGCGTCCGACCATCAAAGTTATACCTTCGGCTCCCTCGTCCGGGCGCTCGACATGCCGCGCGAGCTCAACCGGCTTCCGTTGATCGAAGCACAGTTCAATTTGGAACGGCTCGTGCAAAATCTTCATTTCGAGGGTCTTACGGTCGCGAGCGATGCCAACCCAAAGCGGTTTGTCAATTTCGATCTGTTTTTCAATGTCATGGCCGAAGACAACCGGCTGGTGATCGATTGCGACTACAGCACCGACCTGTTTGATGCGGCGACGATCCGCAGATGGATCGGCCATTACCAGACGCTGCTCGAAGCCATCGCCGGCGATATGGAGCGGGACGCGTTGCGGCTGCCCCTCTTGAAACCGGCGGAGGAACAGTCGTTGCACGCGGGCTTTGAGGGGCCGGTTGTTCCCATCCCCGATCTCACCATTCATGAGTTGGTGGAACTTCAGGCAAACGCTACTCCTGATGCCATCGCGATCCGTTTCGAAAACGCAACCATTAGCTATCGTCAGCTCATGGCACGGGTGAATGTGTTGGCCCGACGCCTGATGGCCGCAGGCGTCGCGCAGGAGACTCCGGTCGCGATTTATCTCGACCGCTCGGTGGACTATGTCGTCGCGATGCTCGCCGTCCTTAAGGCTGGCGGCGCCTATGTCCCGCTCGATCCGATTTATCCGCCTGCTCGCATCAGCGCGATCATCCGCGAGGCCGACGCGAGTATCGCCATAACAACGGCGGCGCTCGGCGACGCACTCAAGATGGCGGTTTCCGTTTGTCTCCATGTCGAGGAAAGCGGCGCCGGAGTTGCGGAAGAGACATCGCGCGGCCTACCGCGCGTGCATCCGACAGATCTCGCCTATCGCATCTTCACGTCCGGTTCCACGGGCCGCCCGAAGGGCATCGATATCGAGCATCGCTCGGTTGTGAACCTGCTCACTGCGATGCGGCAAACCCCTGGCATCGGTGCGTCCGATATTTTCCTCGCCGTGACGACGCCATGCTTCGATATCGCGGCCCTCGAACTCTTCTTGCCGTTGATCTCCGGTGCGCAACTTGTCATCGCAAGCCGGGCCGACCTCATGGATCCTTTCCGACTGGTTGCGCTGATCCGCCGATCCGCGACGACCATGATGCAGGCCACCCCTGCTCTATGGCGGGTCTTGCTTGAAACGGGGCTCGATCCGGCTAGTCTAAAAATCCTTTGCGGCGGCGAGGCGCTCGACCAAAAACTCGCGCAAGATCTCAGACGCGGCGACGTTTGGAACATGTACGGCCCTACCGAAACGACGATCTGGTCGCTTGCTCAAAGGCAGGGTGCTGGGCCTATTGATTTTGGCCGGCCTATCGCGAACACCCAAATGACCATCCTCGACGCGGTGGGCAATACAGCGCCGGTCGGCGTGCCGGGTGAATTGTGCATTTCCGGCGCGGGGCTTGCCCGGGGGTATTACAAAAATCAGGCGCTCACCGCGCAAAATTTTCCGCAAAATCCGCGTGGCAGCACGAACGAGCGACTGTACCGCACCGGGGACCGCGCCCGCTACCTCGCGGAGGATCGCTTTGAATTGCTCGGCCGTGCCGACAGCCAAATCAAATTGCGCGGATTCCGTGTCGAACTTGGTGATGTCGAAACTGCGTTGCGGCGCGTCTCTGGCCGGCCGGATGCAGCGGCTGCTGTCCATGATGGCGATCTCATCGGCTACGTTGCCGACCCCGAAGGCACACTCGAGCCGATCATCGAACTGCGCACCAGACTGCGAGAGGAATTACCAGACTATATGGTCCCCGCGCAGATTCTGTGTCTTGAATCTCTTCCCCGCACCCAGAACGGCAAGATCGACCGCAAGGCTCTCCCGGCGCCCCAATCCGGGCGCGCGGAGGAACGGCTGATCGTGGCGCCGCGGACCCCGGTTGAAGTCAAGCTCGCAGCTCTTTGGGCGGATGTCCTGCGGACAGGCAATGTCGGGATTCACGACAATCTGTTTGCGCTTGGCGCCGATTCCATCGATCTTTTCCGGATCGCGGCGCGGATGCGGGAAGCCGGCTTCCATCTTGATGCTTCCGATCTCATGCGCCATCCAACGGTCGCCGAACTGGCGATAGCCGCGGATAAGCAGCCCGCGGAGTCTCCACTCACGGCAAGTATACCTTCCCTGCAAAGTTTCCGGCGCCGGGCCGGCCGGAGTCCCGCATGA
- a CDS encoding non-ribosomal peptide synthetase has translation MRGDSIDNVLQSFHISVTQKPNAIAVRSATHCLSYAELDAQSDALCDRLAMAGVGRSRLAGILLDRSVPVIISFLAALKAGGAFVPLDPASPPQTILDIALRHKMACVISNGATLRRFPELAAAAAVIDVDVPPPAEITRPPVESVKVSGADAACVMFTSGSTGEPKGVVIPHRAIVRLVKNPGYMQFSDDQIFLQSSPLGFDASIFEIWGALLNGAELVIPEAGLLSLNTIASAIEAHGVTTLFLTSGLFNLMIDQRPEPLRKLRYLVSGGDIMSPSHVAKAAKLLTSGHFISVYGPTENTTFTTTYTAPPDLPEDEPVPVGWPVADTVLHILDDAMRPVPEGSAGQLYVGGAGLALGYLNAPDLTERKFIQDPDSHDPMQRLYLTGDLVRRDETGLLHFIGRIDNQLKVNGRRIEPEHVETVLRRHLPVTDIAVVGCALSDATKHLVAFVIPLPGTRIENTAFRDAAANNLPQHMIPARLQIIDEFPLTRTGKIDRLALSRLAATERVQKSLNPHYATPVEATLAELWRRHLRLETIDIDQNFFDLGGTSLQLLGVHNELEQLFPGQLSIQDLFDLPTIRLLHARLSGAQTKDVTSGAAAQAALQRRARQNRVPSPAVRASLARGD, from the coding sequence ATGCGCGGTGACTCTATCGACAACGTGCTCCAAAGTTTTCACATATCGGTGACTCAAAAACCAAATGCTATTGCCGTCCGAAGCGCTACTCATTGCTTAAGCTATGCTGAACTCGACGCCCAATCCGATGCGCTCTGCGACCGGCTTGCCATGGCCGGGGTCGGGAGAAGCAGGCTAGCCGGTATCCTCCTTGACCGCTCTGTGCCGGTCATCATCTCCTTCCTGGCGGCGCTGAAAGCCGGCGGGGCCTTTGTGCCGCTCGATCCAGCCAGTCCGCCGCAAACCATTCTCGATATCGCCCTGCGGCACAAAATGGCGTGCGTCATTTCGAATGGCGCGACGCTGCGGCGCTTCCCGGAACTCGCCGCGGCGGCAGCGGTGATCGATGTCGATGTCCCGCCACCTGCGGAGATAACACGGCCGCCAGTGGAATCCGTCAAAGTTTCTGGCGCCGATGCGGCCTGCGTCATGTTCACCTCTGGCTCGACCGGGGAGCCAAAAGGCGTCGTTATTCCGCACCGTGCGATTGTCCGGCTTGTCAAAAATCCCGGCTATATGCAGTTTTCGGACGATCAAATTTTTCTTCAATCTTCGCCATTGGGATTCGATGCGTCGATTTTCGAAATCTGGGGCGCGCTTCTCAATGGAGCCGAACTGGTTATTCCTGAAGCTGGTTTGTTGAGCCTCAACACGATCGCCTCCGCAATCGAGGCGCATGGCGTTACCACTCTGTTTCTGACCAGCGGCCTCTTCAACTTGATGATTGATCAGCGTCCCGAACCCCTTCGCAAACTTCGGTACTTGGTCTCGGGAGGCGACATAATGTCTCCGTCGCATGTTGCCAAGGCGGCAAAGCTGCTGACGTCTGGCCATTTCATCTCGGTGTACGGGCCAACCGAGAATACGACCTTCACGACCACCTATACTGCGCCTCCAGATTTGCCGGAGGATGAACCGGTCCCAGTCGGCTGGCCAGTCGCGGACACCGTTTTGCACATCCTTGATGACGCCATGCGGCCGGTCCCCGAAGGCTCGGCGGGACAGCTTTATGTCGGCGGCGCGGGGCTGGCACTTGGCTATCTGAATGCTCCCGATCTCACCGAACGAAAGTTCATCCAAGACCCCGACTCGCACGATCCGATGCAACGACTCTATCTCACCGGTGATCTTGTCCGGCGCGACGAGACCGGCTTGTTGCATTTCATCGGCCGCATCGACAATCAGTTAAAAGTTAACGGCCGCCGGATTGAACCCGAACATGTGGAAACCGTGCTCCGGCGGCACCTCCCTGTTACCGACATCGCCGTCGTTGGTTGCGCCCTGTCGGATGCCACCAAGCATCTTGTCGCCTTTGTCATTCCGCTGCCGGGCACGCGAATTGAAAACACCGCCTTCCGTGACGCAGCGGCAAACAATTTGCCCCAGCACATGATCCCGGCGCGGCTGCAGATCATCGATGAATTTCCGCTGACCCGGACCGGCAAAATCGACCGGCTCGCGCTGAGCCGTCTGGCCGCCACAGAGAGAGTCCAAAAATCCTTGAACCCGCATTATGCCACGCCGGTCGAAGCCACGCTGGCGGAGCTCTGGCGCCGTCATCTTCGCCTGGAAACGATCGATATTGATCAAAATTTTTTCGATCTCGGCGGCACCTCTCTTCAGCTACTTGGGGTTCATAACGAGCTTGAACAGCTTTTTCCAGGTCAACTGTCGATCCAGGATTTGTTCGATCTGCCGACGATCCGGCTCCTCCACGCCCGGCTTTCGGGGGCACAAACAAAGGATGTCACCAGCGGTGCGGCAGCCCAAGCGGCCCTGCAGCGGCGGGCCCGCCAGAACCGCGTCCCTTCGCCAGCGGTTCGCGCTTCCTTGGCAAGAGGTGACTGA
- a CDS encoding invasion associated locus B family protein produces the protein MLHFWGGALAACWLLANVSGAMCQGVVKSKHGDWELRCETPPGAAKEQCALLQSVAAEDKPNINLVVIVLRTADGKSYLLRVIAPLGVLLPSGLGLKIDDADVGRAGFVRCLPTGCVAEVVMEDKLIGQMKSGQKATFIIFQTPEEGIGIPLTIAGFKEGFDALP, from the coding sequence ATGCTGCACTTTTGGGGGGGTGCGCTTGCCGCCTGTTGGCTGTTGGCGAATGTGTCTGGAGCCATGTGCCAAGGCGTCGTGAAATCCAAGCACGGCGATTGGGAACTGCGTTGCGAGACACCGCCCGGTGCCGCCAAGGAGCAATGCGCTCTTTTGCAAAGCGTCGCCGCCGAGGACAAACCCAACATAAACCTTGTCGTCATCGTTCTTCGGACCGCGGATGGAAAAAGCTACCTGTTGCGGGTGATCGCGCCGCTCGGTGTGCTGCTGCCGTCCGGGCTGGGGCTCAAGATCGACGATGCCGATGTCGGCCGCGCCGGCTTCGTGCGCTGCCTGCCGACCGGATGCGTTGCCGAGGTTGTCATGGAAGACAAATTGATCGGGCAAATGAAGAGCGGCCAAAAGGCCACCTTCATCATTTTTCAAACTCCCGAAGAGGGAATCGGCATCCCTCTCACCATCGCTGGATTTAAGGAAGGTTTCGATGCGTTGCCGTAG